The genomic DNA GTAGGATCATTCGGGATCGTGATTTCGCTTCCTTCCTTGATGCTGTCGATGGAATCAAATTTATCAGAATAAATGCCCATCGGAGCCGTCGGAACGGAAATCAGCTCGGAAAGCTCGATTTTGTTTTCTTTCGCAAAGTTTTCCATGTAGATTTTGTGCTGGAACAGGTTGGCATCAAGATCTCCCTGTGCCAATGCATTATTCGGCTGGATGTAATCATTGAATTCCTTGACCGTCACTTTGTAGCCCTTTTCCTCAAGACCAGGCTTGATGGCTTTTGTCACCATATCGCTATATGGTCCGGTTGTCGCTCCGATGGTGATATCTTTTTCATCTTTTTTGTCGCTGCTGTTGCCGCATGCCGCCATGAGGCTGACTGCGATGGCAAGGCCGAGTAGTAATGTCCATTTCTTCATTGTGTTTCCTCCATTATCTATCGTTTGTCTACTGCTTTGGCGAAAATGTCGCCGGCATATTGGATGACTTGTACAAGACAGATCAGGACGACGACCGTCGTGAACATGACGGTGTTGTCATATCGGTAGTATCCGAACCGGATGGCAAGGTCACCGACTCCTCCCCCGCCGATCGTACCCGCCATGGCGGAGTAGGCGATGAGGGAGATCGCCGTGATGGTGACGCCTTGGATGACCGCCGGTTTGGCTTCCGGAAGAAGCACGTCCTTGATGATCATCCACGGGCTTGCCCCGACCGATACAGACGCTTCGATGACGCCCTTGTCGATTTCCTTCAGGGCGGTTTCGACGATCCGCGCGAAGAACGGAATCCCCGCGACGGATAGGGAGACTGAAGCCGCCGTCGGTCCGATCACATCCCCTGTGAGGAACTTCGTCAGGGGAAGGAGCGCCACCAGAAGGATGATGAACGGGATTGACCGGACCATATTCACAATGAATCCGACGATGGATTTCACGAAGCGGTTCTCGAGGAACAGGCCCTTATCCGTGGTAAAAAGGAGCACTCCGAGAGGAAGTCCGATGACAACGGCAATCAACAGGGAGATCCCCACCATATACAACGTTTCTAAAAATGCCTGATTCAGGTCCGGCAAAATATCAATGATGGCTTCAGGCAGCATCTTCAAGCACCTCCAGACTTTGTGTGCGCTGGGTGATGAACTCGATTGCGGCATCGATCTCGGCACGTTCTCCGATCAGTTCCATGATGAAGATACCGAGTGGCACTTCCTGGATGTATTCGATCTTCCCGTGAAGGATATTCCCTTTCACGTGGTACCGCTGGAAGACATCGGATACGACGCTTTCTTCTGCAATGGAGCCTTTGAATTGGATCTTGATCAAGGTTCCTTTCCTCGCTTTCGCCAAGTGATCCGGCAGATCGAACTGAAGGATCGTCTCGATGAACTGCCTGGTCAGGGGCTCCTTCGGATTCGAAAAGAGGTCATATACGGGACCTTCTTCAATGATCCGTCCATCCTGCATCACGGCCATGCGATCGCAGATCTCCTTGACGACTTCCATCTCATGGGTGATGAGGACGATAGTCAGTCCGAGCTCTTCGTTCAGCTTTTTCAATAATTTCAGGATCGACCTTGTGGTATTCGGGTCGAGGGCGGATGTTGCTTCGTCGCACAGAAGAACGGATGGATTGTTCGCAAGCGCCCGGGCAATGCCGACGCGCTGCTTCTGGCCTCCGCTCAGCTGAGCGGGATAGGCATCTGCCTTATCCGATAGACCCACCATGGCGAGAAGCTCTTCCACACGTGGCCGGATCTCGGCCTTTGGTACCTTGGCCGCTTTCAGGGCGAATGCCAGATTACCGTAGACCGTCTTTGCTTTGATCAGGTGGAAGTGCTGGAAGATCATACTCGTCTTCTGTCTTGCCGACCTGAGCTCGCGCGGAGACAGCTTCGTAAAGTCCAATCCGTCAATGATGACTTCTCCAGAAGTAGGTCTCTCCAACAGATTCAAGCAGCGGATGAGGGAGCTTTTCCCCGCTCCGCTATACCCGACGATTCCAAAGATTTCACCCTTTTCAATCTTGACGGAAACGTCATTGACGCCGATCACTGTTTGTTTTTTCGTTTTATACTCTTTCACAAGATGGTTGATCTCGATCATTGCGCTTCACCTCTTATTTCCAATAAAAAATGCCTCTTTCAGCTGAAAGAAGCATCGCATATCGATCATCGACTTATCTCTCAGAATGAAAAACATCCTGCAGGAATTAGCACCGTTCCATATGGAGGTTGCCGGACGTCATAGGGCCTGATCCCTCGGTCGCTCTTGATAATTTGAATACTATATAATTTTAGAAGATTTCATCTAAAGAGATATTAATGGGTATTTGGTTGGGTGTCAACTGCCATCCCTACCTACGGAAGCTATGTAAGCGCTACCTTTACTTTAAGATTAGGCTTAAAATTTTTTTGGTCCTTTCAAAATGTTTGCTCATTTTCGCCAATGAATGGTCCCTCTTCATGCTGCCACCACTTTGACGAAGCCTTTCATTTTCCATATGATAGGCTTACATAATCATTGATCCGGAGGTCACTATGAACATTCTATTAGTAGAAGACGATAAGACGATCGCAGCAGGACTCGAATACTCCCTGCAGAACGAGCAATTCGGCACATTTGTTTGCCATAATGTCGCTGCCGCTGAGGACATGATCAACACCCGCTGGACAGAGATCGATCTGTTCCTATTTGACCTGTCCCTTCCCGACGGCAGCGGCTATGATCTGTGCTCCCTTGTGAAAAAAAAGAGCGATAAACCGGTGATCTTCCTGACGGCCATGGACGAAGAAGTCAATGTTGTCATGGGGCTCGATATGGGGGCAGATGATTACATTACAAAGCCATTCCGTGTCAGGGAGCTCCTGTCGCGGATCAAATCAGTCCTCCGACGCTATGACAAGCAGACGCCGGCCCATTTCACACTCGGCGACATCAGGGTCCTGCCGGCTGATGGCAAAGCATATAAGGGTGGCGAGGAGATCCAGCTGACGGCCCTCGAGTATCGGCTCCTCCTGATCTTCGCCCAGCATAAGGACCAAGTGCTCACACGCACACAGCTCCTTGAGAAGATCTGGGATGTGGCAGGCGACTTCGTCAACGATAACACCCTTACCGTCTACATCAAACGGCTCCGCGAAAAACTCGAAGACGATCCGCAGAAACCGATCATCATCAAGACGATCCGCGGAATGGGCTATAAGGCAGGCGACCGCTGATGATGAGGAATAAAGAAATACGACTGTTCCTTGTGACGGTCGTGTTCATCGCGGGCATCGGCATCCTTTGCACGTTTTACATAAGTCGATTAGCGCCCCTGATCACGGCGGTCACCTCCCTCCTGCTCATCGCATGCTTCATGCTTTACACTGCATGGCGCTACCGTGAGATCGGGAAGCTTTCGAACTACCTTCGAAAGATATCAAATGGAGACTACTCCCTGGATGTCCGGGACAACCATGAAGGAGAGCTCAGCATCCTGAAGTCCGATATGTACAAGGTGACGCTCCGGTTATCGGAAAACAGCTCCCGTCTCCAGGAAGACAAGCTTAAACTGACCGATGCCATCTCGGATATCTCCCATCAGCTGAAAACGCCCCTCACTTCCATGATGGTCATGTCCGACCTATTGAGGGACCCCGGCCTGGATGAAGGAAAGCGCAGGGAATTCACACTCCGTATCCAGGTACAGCTTGAACGGATCGAATGGCTCGTCTCCTCCCTATTGAAGCTTTCAAAGATCGATGCGGGAACGGCACGTTTCAAGAAGGAAAAGGTGGACGTGTCTGCCCTCATACAGGACGCCGTCGACCCTCTTCTCATCCCCATGGAGATCAAGGGTGTCACACTCCAGCTTGAAGGCGAACCGGCCTCTTTTGTAGGCGATGCGAACTGGACGAAGGAAGCCATCATCAATATCTTGAAAAATAGCATCGAGCACTCAGCAGAAGGCGGGCTCATCACGATTACATCACAAGAAAACGCCCTTTTCACCGAACTCAGAATCTCCGATGACGGGAAAGGGATCTCGAAGGAGGACCTGCCCCATATCTTCAAGCGCTTCTACCGGGGAAAGAATGCATCAGAAGACAGCGTTGGAATCGGCCTCGCCATGGCACATAGCATCATGAAGAACCAGGACGGTGACATTGAAGTATCAAGCAGCCCTGCGGGAACGACCTTCTCACTAAAAATCTACAAACATACCATCTAACCAGGTGACAGAATTGTCACTTTCATAGTCACAGAGAAGTCATTTTAGGCAGATATACTAAAAGCATCAACCAACTGGAGGTACAATTTCGTGAATATCTTACAAATTGAAAATCTGTCTAAAGTGTACGGAAAAGGGGAAACGGCGGTCAAAGCACTCGATAATGTTTCGTTCACAGTGAAACAAGGGGAATTCGTCGTCATCATCGGACCGTCGGGTTCTGGAAAATCGACGTTACTTCACATGCTCGGCGGAGTCGATCGTCCAAGCTCGGGACGCGTCCTCGTCAACGACACCGATATGTACAGCCTGAACGAAACCCAGCTTGCCATATTCAGAAGGCGGCAGATCGGGCTCATCTATCAATTCTACAATTTGATCCCGATCCTGTCGGTGGAAGAAAATATCACACTTCCAATGCTTCTTGATAAGCAGAAAGTGGATCCGAAGCAACTCAATGACATCACAACCAGACTCGGATTGACTGAAAGGCTCGGCCATCTGCCGAATCAGCTCTCCGGTGGACAACAGCAGCGTGTATCCATCGGCCGAGCCCTCATCAGCAACCCGGCTCTCATGCTTGCCGATGAGCCGACGGGGAACCTTGACAGCAAGAACTCCGAGGAGATCATGGAACTCCTCAAAATGTTCAACAAGACATACAAACAGACGCTGATCGTCATCACCCATGACGAGCGCATCGCCATGCAGGCGGACCGCGTCATCTCCATCGAAGACGGCAAGATTTCTAAAGATGAGGTTCTCCGTCCATGAATATCGTAAACAAACTGACCCTCAGACATTTGAAAGAAAACAAGCGCAGGACTATGGTCACCATCATCGGTGTCATCATTTCCGTCGCCATGGTGACCGCCGTATCGACCCTGTTCGTCTCCTTCCTTGATCTCATGAAGCAAGACAACATCAACAAAGGCGGAGAATGGCACGTCCAGTACAAAAACATCAACCAGGAGCAGCTGGATGCCATTAAGAGTGAAAAGAATACAGATCATGTTTTTCTCCGCAAGGACCTGGGGTATTCGAAAATCGAGGATCCTCCGAATGCTTCAAAGCCTTATTTATTCTTTACTTCATTTGATGAAAAAGGCCTGAAGGAAATGCCCATCAAGCTGAAAGACGGCCGCTTCCCTAAGAATGATGGGGAAATCGTAGTTTCAGAGGATGTCCTGAATCAGAAAAACAAGCTTAAAATCGGCGACTCCTTATCCGTCGAGCTCGGTGACCGATTGATGGATGACACGACATTGTTTCAGGACAATTCATTCAATGGAGAGGAAGAAGAATTTCGCACGAAAGAAAAAGCTTCCTTTACTATTGTAGGGACAATAAAGCAGCCTGAATGGGAATACCCATGGGCTCCGGGCTATACGGTGATCAGTTCCTTAGACGATAAGCAGGCAGGAAGCACGGCGTTTGTAGCGGAGAAAAAGTTGAGCAAACATCTCTTTGATGATGCTAAAGCCTTCGCAAAAAAGCATGACATCCAGACCGTTGAGTTCAACCACGAGCTTCTGCGCTATTATGGAGTTTCCAATAACGATAACCTTAATGCGACACTTTTTGGGATGGCTTCCATCATTGTCGGGATCATCCTGATCGGCTCCGTCGCTTTGATCTATAACGCTTTTGCTATCAGCGTTTCGGAGCGCGCCCGCCACCTGGGTATGCTTTCAAGCGTGGGGGCGACAAAAATCCAGAAGCGAAACTCCGTCTTCTTTGAAGGGGCTATCATCGGCTTGATTTCCATCCCGATTGGCCTGATTGCCGGAATTGGTGGTATGGCCGTCACCTTCTGGTTCATGAATACCACTTTAACGAACGTATTTGCAGACGGATTAAAAATATCTGTTTCCATTACTCCCCTTTCTATCCTTGCGGCATGTGCAGTCTCGATTGTTACCATTTTCATCTCCACATTGATCCCTGCGAGAAGAGCATCGAAGGTATCAGCCATTGATGCGATCAGGCAGACACAGGATGTAAAAATGAGCGGTCGTAGTGTGAAAACTTCCAAACTCACCCGCAAACTGTTTGGCATTGAAGGAGAAATAGGGTTAAAAAACCTGAAGCGTAACAAGAAGCGATACATCGCTACTGTGTTCTCACTCGTCATCTCCATCATTTTGTTCCTCTCGGTATCGTTTTTCACTGACAACATTAAGAAATCAGCGGGCATGACACAGGAGAACTATGATTTTGACATTCAACTTACTGGTCCATCCAACAACCTTGAAAGCCTGAAGCCATTTGTGAATGCCGAAAACGTCACCGATTCCGTTTTATTGGAATATGTCTCGTTCCAAAGCTGGCTAACCAGTAAGGACGTTCCATCGGCATTAAAGAAAGATCCTGATTACCATGCGAACTTAAATGATGGGAAGTATGCGTATAACCTCCAGCTGCATGGCCTTGACGAGGAAGATTTCAAGGAGTACCTCAAGAAAACCGGTAGTAAAGTCGATCCTGACGGGGTTGTTGTAATCAACATGCTTAAATATCAGGGATCAGATCGCAAATTCTATCAATCGGAAGCACTGGATCTTCAAAAAACGAAGAAGCTGGACTTGTATGACTTCAACGGTGAGGAAGATGAAAAAGTCGGATCCATTCAAATCGACGGAGAAACTGATGAGGCACCAATGGGCGTCAGAGTCGGTTATGGGCTAAACCTGATCATGAGCCGTGATACACTTCAGAAAATCCAAAAGGAAACCGGCTCAACTAATTCCATCCCTTTCCTTTATCTGAACAGCTCTGATCCTTCCGCAACCCAGGAGGCGATTGATGAATCGAAAGGCGGAGACGTTGAGGTGTTTAACATCACGAAAATGAAGGAAGAAAACGAACAATTCTCCCTTCTGGTCTCCATCTTCGCCTACGGATTCATCACTCTGATTTCAGCCATTTCAATCGCGAATATCTTCAATACGATCTCGACGAGCATCTCGCTCCGGAAACGTGAATTCGCCATGCTGAAATCTGTGGGCATGACGCCGAAGGGCTTCAATAAGATGATTCATTATGAGAGCATCTTCTATGGGTTG from Rossellomorea marisflavi includes the following:
- a CDS encoding methionine ABC transporter ATP-binding protein, which encodes MIEINHLVKEYKTKKQTVIGVNDVSVKIEKGEIFGIVGYSGAGKSSLIRCLNLLERPTSGEVIIDGLDFTKLSPRELRSARQKTSMIFQHFHLIKAKTVYGNLAFALKAAKVPKAEIRPRVEELLAMVGLSDKADAYPAQLSGGQKQRVGIARALANNPSVLLCDEATSALDPNTTRSILKLLKKLNEELGLTIVLITHEMEVVKEICDRMAVMQDGRIIEEGPVYDLFSNPKEPLTRQFIETILQFDLPDHLAKARKGTLIKIQFKGSIAEESVVSDVFQRYHVKGNILHGKIEYIQEVPLGIFIMELIGERAEIDAAIEFITQRTQSLEVLEDAA
- a CDS encoding ABC transporter ATP-binding protein, with product MNILQIENLSKVYGKGETAVKALDNVSFTVKQGEFVVIIGPSGSGKSTLLHMLGGVDRPSSGRVLVNDTDMYSLNETQLAIFRRRQIGLIYQFYNLIPILSVEENITLPMLLDKQKVDPKQLNDITTRLGLTERLGHLPNQLSGGQQQRVSIGRALISNPALMLADEPTGNLDSKNSEEIMELLKMFNKTYKQTLIVITHDERIAMQADRVISIEDGKISKDEVLRP
- a CDS encoding methionine ABC transporter permease, with amino-acid sequence MLPEAIIDILPDLNQAFLETLYMVGISLLIAVVIGLPLGVLLFTTDKGLFLENRFVKSIVGFIVNMVRSIPFIILLVALLPLTKFLTGDVIGPTAASVSLSVAGIPFFARIVETALKEIDKGVIEASVSVGASPWMIIKDVLLPEAKPAVIQGVTITAISLIAYSAMAGTIGGGGVGDLAIRFGYYRYDNTVMFTTVVVLICLVQVIQYAGDIFAKAVDKR
- a CDS encoding sensor histidine kinase translates to MMRNKEIRLFLVTVVFIAGIGILCTFYISRLAPLITAVTSLLLIACFMLYTAWRYREIGKLSNYLRKISNGDYSLDVRDNHEGELSILKSDMYKVTLRLSENSSRLQEDKLKLTDAISDISHQLKTPLTSMMVMSDLLRDPGLDEGKRREFTLRIQVQLERIEWLVSSLLKLSKIDAGTARFKKEKVDVSALIQDAVDPLLIPMEIKGVTLQLEGEPASFVGDANWTKEAIINILKNSIEHSAEGGLITITSQENALFTELRISDDGKGISKEDLPHIFKRFYRGKNASEDSVGIGLAMAHSIMKNQDGDIEVSSSPAGTTFSLKIYKHTI
- a CDS encoding response regulator transcription factor is translated as MNILLVEDDKTIAAGLEYSLQNEQFGTFVCHNVAAAEDMINTRWTEIDLFLFDLSLPDGSGYDLCSLVKKKSDKPVIFLTAMDEEVNVVMGLDMGADDYITKPFRVRELLSRIKSVLRRYDKQTPAHFTLGDIRVLPADGKAYKGGEEIQLTALEYRLLLIFAQHKDQVLTRTQLLEKIWDVAGDFVNDNTLTVYIKRLREKLEDDPQKPIIIKTIRGMGYKAGDR
- a CDS encoding FtsX-like permease family protein; protein product: MNIVNKLTLRHLKENKRRTMVTIIGVIISVAMVTAVSTLFVSFLDLMKQDNINKGGEWHVQYKNINQEQLDAIKSEKNTDHVFLRKDLGYSKIEDPPNASKPYLFFTSFDEKGLKEMPIKLKDGRFPKNDGEIVVSEDVLNQKNKLKIGDSLSVELGDRLMDDTTLFQDNSFNGEEEEFRTKEKASFTIVGTIKQPEWEYPWAPGYTVISSLDDKQAGSTAFVAEKKLSKHLFDDAKAFAKKHDIQTVEFNHELLRYYGVSNNDNLNATLFGMASIIVGIILIGSVALIYNAFAISVSERARHLGMLSSVGATKIQKRNSVFFEGAIIGLISIPIGLIAGIGGMAVTFWFMNTTLTNVFADGLKISVSITPLSILAACAVSIVTIFISTLIPARRASKVSAIDAIRQTQDVKMSGRSVKTSKLTRKLFGIEGEIGLKNLKRNKKRYIATVFSLVISIILFLSVSFFTDNIKKSAGMTQENYDFDIQLTGPSNNLESLKPFVNAENVTDSVLLEYVSFQSWLTSKDVPSALKKDPDYHANLNDGKYAYNLQLHGLDEEDFKEYLKKTGSKVDPDGVVVINMLKYQGSDRKFYQSEALDLQKTKKLDLYDFNGEEDEKVGSIQIDGETDEAPMGVRVGYGLNLIMSRDTLQKIQKETGSTNSIPFLYLNSSDPSATQEAIDESKGGDVEVFNITKMKEENEQFSLLVSIFAYGFITLISAISIANIFNTISTSISLRKREFAMLKSVGMTPKGFNKMIHYESIFYGLKSLLYGLPIGFAAMYLMHMALNESFEYIFSPPWMSVLFVVVAIFAIVGSAMLYSTGKIKKQNIIDGLKQENI
- a CDS encoding MetQ/NlpA family ABC transporter substrate-binding protein, producing MKKWTLLLGLAIAVSLMAACGNSSDKKDEKDITIGATTGPYSDMVTKAIKPGLEEKGYKVTVKEFNDYIQPNNALAQGDLDANLFQHKIYMENFAKENKIELSELISVPTAPMGIYSDKFDSIDSIKEGSEITIPNDPTNAARAFQILADAKLITLKADSNPLTVSEKDIETNAKNLKFKAIEAAQLPRTVDSVDLAAVPGNFALAADMDLLDALQLENMPDEYRNRVVVNTDDKDSQVSKDIKAVVESDEFEKVIDEEFKGFGKPDWME